One genomic region from Bacillota bacterium encodes:
- the murA gene encoding UDP-N-acetylglucosamine 1-carboxyvinyltransferase has protein sequence MERITITGGVPLQGEVCVSGSKNAALAIMAGAVLASEPVILHNLPLITDIYTMMAMLRRLGTVVEFIYPRSLLIDASRISHLEAPHNLVTRMRASFSVTGPLVARFGFAKVPLPGGCDIGARPVDFHIKGLRLLGARVEMDGDFVTAEAGRLKGNTIYLDYPSAGATQHLMTAAVLAEGTTVIENAAEEPEVVDLANFLIALGARIEGHGTRRITIEGVSRLRGGEYTIIPDRLEAGTYAVAAAMTRGKVRIVNANPEHMTPVLLKLQEAGVQIETDEAGVQVHLQTRPKAVNIKTMPHPGFPTDMQQPMTALLCVAEGVSIVTETVYERRFRYVQELRKMGADIEQENRTAVVRGVEKLYGTTVEATDLRAGAALVIAGLGAEGETTIEEIHHIDRGYEDLVAKLQSLGAQILRQSDQPVAVSVEEVPVCSV, from the coding sequence TTGGAACGCATTACAATCACCGGGGGCGTACCTTTACAGGGCGAGGTCTGCGTGAGCGGTAGCAAGAACGCCGCGCTTGCCATCATGGCAGGGGCGGTTCTGGCATCGGAGCCGGTTATTCTGCACAACCTTCCCCTGATTACCGATATTTACACGATGATGGCAATGCTGCGCCGCCTGGGCACTGTGGTAGAGTTCATCTACCCACGCTCACTGTTGATTGATGCCAGTCGTATCAGTCACCTGGAAGCGCCACATAACCTGGTCACCCGCATGAGAGCCTCGTTCAGTGTCACCGGACCGCTGGTAGCGCGTTTCGGCTTCGCGAAGGTGCCGCTACCCGGTGGTTGTGATATCGGCGCGCGACCGGTGGATTTCCACATCAAGGGGCTGCGCCTGCTGGGAGCGCGGGTAGAGATGGACGGCGATTTCGTCACTGCCGAGGCGGGACGGCTGAAAGGCAATACCATTTATCTGGACTATCCGAGTGCCGGCGCCACGCAGCATCTGATGACCGCGGCGGTACTGGCTGAGGGCACGACGGTGATTGAAAACGCCGCGGAAGAGCCCGAAGTGGTAGACCTGGCGAATTTCCTCATCGCGCTCGGCGCACGCATCGAAGGGCACGGCACGCGACGCATCACCATTGAAGGCGTGTCCCGCTTGCGTGGTGGCGAATATACCATCATCCCTGACCGTCTCGAAGCCGGTACCTACGCCGTTGCCGCTGCCATGACGCGGGGCAAAGTGCGCATCGTCAATGCCAACCCAGAGCACATGACACCGGTGTTGCTGAAGTTGCAGGAAGCCGGCGTGCAGATCGAGACGGATGAGGCAGGGGTGCAGGTGCACCTGCAGACACGCCCCAAAGCGGTGAACATCAAGACCATGCCTCACCCCGGTTTCCCCACCGATATGCAGCAGCCGATGACCGCCCTGCTGTGCGTGGCGGAGGGAGTATCCATTGTGACCGAAACGGTGTACGAACGCCGTTTCCGATACGTGCAGGAACTGCGCAAGATGGGCGCGGACATCGAACAGGAAAACCGTACCGCCGTGGTGCGCGGTGTGGAGAAGCTGTACGGTACCACTGTAGAAGCCACCGACCTGCGAGCGGGTGCCGCACTGGTGATTGCGGGGCTTGGCGCGGAGGGTGAAACGACCATCGAAGAGATACATCATATTGACCGGGGCTACGAAGACCTGGTCGCGAAACTACAATCGCTGGGAGCACAAATCCTGAGGCAAAGCGATCAACCTGTTGCCGTTTCTGTGGAAGAGGTGCCAGTGTGTTCCGTTTGA
- a CDS encoding FapA family protein — protein MAIKPSAQASVDGSFWVFFNEDKTQAMLVVAPPQGDGNPVRVADVVQALEKMGVAYGIDQQAIRDTIERATNIANKVQAVVAQGVLPVHGVDAKVNYRLPEEAVLRPLPYLPDGSIDYLQIDPARYVQTGQLIATVVPAQHGRPGRTLTFPPQNVPQRPGKEANLRAGDNVTASEDNLQFTAEASGYVYLSGEKLCVLPAIPVAEDIRTACQFAASLVLKGNLLAGAQVKVQGDAAIGGRCEEAALSARGSCYLAQGAQRSEIAADGNILLGSGVQDCTISTRRYVIALNENASLAGGRIVAFEGVEAYTIGTPAWTPTEVVAGVDTLGDERLFEIAEEMRQCEDNIQKINLALRPFVSVTADVTSPEKKEAIQRLMAHRRRLEARLKELQHEKRSITIAVNAPTRAEVVVRGVVYPGVKVTIGKYSYLVETEMQAVRFTVARGEARVQVRSLDRLQEK, from the coding sequence ATGGCGATTAAGCCTTCAGCGCAGGCTTCGGTGGATGGTAGTTTCTGGGTGTTTTTCAACGAGGACAAAACGCAGGCGATGCTGGTGGTAGCACCGCCTCAAGGCGACGGGAACCCTGTCAGAGTGGCAGATGTGGTACAGGCACTGGAGAAGATGGGTGTCGCCTACGGGATTGACCAGCAGGCGATTCGCGATACCATCGAGCGTGCGACGAATATTGCCAATAAGGTGCAGGCAGTGGTCGCACAGGGCGTACTGCCCGTGCATGGGGTCGACGCCAAAGTCAACTACCGCCTGCCCGAGGAAGCGGTGTTACGTCCTCTCCCCTACCTGCCGGACGGCAGCATTGACTACCTGCAGATAGACCCTGCGCGCTACGTGCAGACGGGGCAGCTGATTGCTACGGTGGTGCCTGCGCAGCACGGACGCCCCGGACGTACCTTGACCTTTCCTCCTCAGAACGTACCTCAGCGACCGGGCAAAGAGGCAAACCTGCGTGCAGGAGACAACGTGACCGCCTCGGAGGATAACCTGCAATTTACCGCAGAGGCATCGGGCTATGTGTATCTCTCCGGCGAGAAACTGTGCGTCCTGCCGGCGATACCGGTGGCAGAAGACATCCGAACCGCGTGCCAGTTTGCCGCATCGCTCGTTCTGAAAGGCAACCTGCTGGCGGGCGCGCAGGTGAAGGTTCAGGGCGACGCGGCTATCGGTGGACGGTGTGAAGAGGCTGCGCTGAGCGCGAGAGGGAGCTGTTATCTGGCTCAGGGAGCCCAGCGTTCGGAGATTGCTGCAGACGGAAATATCTTGCTGGGTTCCGGCGTGCAGGATTGCACCATAAGCACCCGTCGTTATGTCATCGCTTTAAATGAGAACGCCTCCCTGGCGGGGGGGCGCATTGTGGCATTTGAAGGCGTTGAGGCGTATACTATTGGTACACCTGCATGGACGCCCACCGAAGTGGTAGCGGGTGTGGACACGCTCGGCGACGAGCGGCTGTTTGAAATCGCAGAGGAGATGCGCCAGTGCGAGGATAACATACAAAAGATTAACCTCGCCCTGCGTCCTTTTGTTTCGGTGACTGCGGACGTTACCTCGCCGGAGAAGAAGGAGGCGATACAGCGGCTGATGGCGCACCGCCGTCGCCTGGAAGCACGGCTGAAGGAACTACAGCACGAAAAACGCAGCATCACCATCGCAGTGAACGCTCCTACTCGTGCCGAGGTGGTGGTGCGCGGGGTGGTCTACCCCGGCGTCAAGGTAACTATCGGCAAATACAGTTACCTTGTGGAAACCGAGATGCAGGCGGTTCGTTTTACCGTAGCACGAGGCGAGGCGCGAGTGCAGGTGAGATCGCTGGACAGACTACAGGAGAAGTAA
- a CDS encoding iron ABC transporter permease yields MPMVWFRRYRVLGILLPALVVATVVAALCMGSEPIAPQQVWRILREGGSSNDSLSVIVWQLRLPRMTMAAMVGVLLSVAGVILQGLLRNDLADPYTIGVSSGAAMGASAAVLAGWEARWHGFGVPVAAFVCAIIAIVLVLMVARREGVLRVSVFLLAGIVVGSFMWSVVTLMLTLAGADVGRVLFWLMGSFADAEWVRIRLLLPFVVLGILGLRAMAYGLNAFALGEESAAHLGFEVERLKRGAIVLAALCTAAAVSVSGIIGFVGLVVPHIARRLFGSDHRQLFWSAAVLGAVLMVWADTLARSVARPAEIPVGVITALIGAPFFITLLRRERLV; encoded by the coding sequence ATGCCCATGGTCTGGTTCAGGCGCTACCGGGTGCTTGGCATATTGCTTCCCGCGCTGGTCGTTGCCACAGTAGTGGCAGCGCTGTGCATGGGCAGCGAACCGATTGCACCACAGCAGGTATGGCGCATCCTTCGGGAAGGAGGCTCTTCCAACGATAGCCTGAGCGTCATCGTATGGCAACTGCGCCTGCCACGCATGACCATGGCGGCGATGGTAGGGGTGTTACTGAGTGTGGCGGGAGTGATTCTGCAGGGCTTGCTGCGCAATGACCTTGCGGACCCCTACACTATTGGCGTCTCGTCGGGTGCGGCAATGGGCGCGTCCGCAGCGGTGCTGGCAGGTTGGGAAGCAAGATGGCATGGCTTCGGCGTGCCGGTAGCGGCTTTTGTGTGCGCCATCATCGCCATCGTGCTGGTGTTGATGGTAGCGCGTCGGGAAGGCGTGCTGCGCGTGTCGGTGTTTCTGCTGGCGGGGATTGTGGTGGGGTCGTTCATGTGGTCGGTGGTCACGCTGATGCTGACGCTCGCAGGGGCGGATGTGGGGCGCGTGCTGTTCTGGCTAATGGGCAGCTTCGCCGATGCCGAGTGGGTGCGCATACGACTGCTTCTACCGTTTGTGGTACTGGGTATTCTGGGACTGCGTGCAATGGCTTACGGGCTGAACGCCTTCGCGCTGGGCGAAGAAAGCGCGGCGCACCTGGGCTTTGAGGTAGAGCGACTGAAAAGGGGGGCCATTGTGCTGGCGGCGCTGTGCACGGCGGCAGCGGTATCGGTCAGTGGCATCATCGGTTTCGTGGGGCTGGTGGTACCACACATTGCGCGGCGGCTGTTCGGCTCCGACCACCGACAGTTGTTCTGGAGTGCGGCTGTGCTGGGCGCGGTACTGATGGTCTGGGCAGACACGCTGGCGCGAAGCGTCGCCCGACCGGCAGAGATACCAGTTGGAGTGATTACCGCTTTGATAGGCGCGCCGTTTTTCATCACATTGCTGAGGCGGGAGCGGCTGGTGTGA
- a CDS encoding cobalamin-binding protein, with protein sequence MPPAAFPRRVTDFRGKVLTLKSVPRRIVSLTPGTTEVLFAIGAGKQVVGVTSYCDYPPDAKRLPKIGDMRVNVEAVVAKRPDLVVADGVLNRRFIPTLERLRLPLLVVAPRTWLDVARLIRLLGEATGHEKEAAPLAQRFHQAQREARSRSAIGQKPGVLFALNVEPLPMWVAGRELFVDDMIHLAGGRNVAADGGTNYYPLSAEALLARNPDVIITTVPEDRLTPLYEHPVLKQLKAVQNKRVYSVDSNLFVRPTPRLLKGLELLREIIAKAQRG encoded by the coding sequence ATGCCGCCAGCAGCGTTTCCGCGTCGGGTGACTGACTTTCGTGGCAAGGTGTTGACCTTAAAAAGTGTCCCCCGGCGCATCGTGTCCTTAACGCCGGGAACCACCGAGGTGCTTTTCGCCATCGGTGCGGGCAAGCAGGTGGTGGGCGTGACCAGCTACTGCGACTATCCGCCCGACGCGAAGCGACTGCCCAAAATCGGCGATATGCGCGTGAACGTGGAGGCGGTGGTGGCGAAGCGCCCCGATTTGGTGGTCGCGGATGGTGTACTCAATCGCCGGTTTATTCCCACGCTGGAGCGGCTGAGGCTGCCCCTGCTGGTGGTTGCCCCCAGGACATGGCTGGACGTCGCGCGGCTGATCCGCCTGCTGGGCGAAGCAACAGGTCATGAAAAAGAAGCCGCACCGCTGGCGCAACGATTCCATCAGGCGCAACGAGAGGCTCGTTCTCGTTCTGCCATTGGGCAAAAGCCGGGCGTGCTGTTTGCGCTGAACGTGGAACCGTTACCCATGTGGGTAGCCGGACGTGAGCTGTTCGTGGACGACATGATTCACCTCGCGGGCGGACGTAACGTCGCCGCAGATGGAGGGACGAACTACTATCCCCTTTCCGCGGAGGCATTGCTGGCACGCAACCCCGACGTTATCATCACCACCGTACCCGAAGACCGCCTCACCCCGCTGTACGAACACCCGGTGCTGAAACAACTGAAGGCGGTGCAAAACAAGCGGGTCTACAGTGTAGACTCCAACCTGTTCGTGCGCCCCACACCTCGCCTGCTGAAAGGGCTGGAACTGTTGCGGGAGATTATCGCTAAGGCGCAGCGAGGGTAA